In Daphnia pulex isolate KAP4 chromosome 7, ASM2113471v1, one genomic interval encodes:
- the LOC124198550 gene encoding prostaglandin E synthase 2-like: protein MFFSSCVNNIALRPMHGYFEKLSKFSKLGSYRSLSSNPLSCLVFLENSKRNSPLLSISYTQNNVGYANKFRRSYSQQNSQSESKSDNGRKGSSKIKLLMIGFGFGAVIGLSYWYNKNVRNKMVPIANVDSENKLLFLEPPPVDFIAKKVEGNKDTSNLQLTLFQYEPCPFCKKVRAYLDFAGLSYDVVEVNPVTKKQLNWSAYKKVPIVVVKVEEGYQQLNDSSMIISSLASHLVDPDQDLTTVVKYYPQVDFQDTNGKKGSEIMNRYFLMFGDNESTGRSKESIMEERKWRKWSDDVLMHTISPNIYRTWEESLEAFNMFSKNGDWERIFSSWERQMVIYVGAAVMYLIGKRLKKRHNILDDARQSLYNEVNYFLKTVDEKGTPFLGGDVPNLADLAVYGCISSIDGTRTFDELMDHTKLSPWYKAMCRVIDSRRGKISLS from the exons atgtttttctcttcttgcgTTAATAACATTGCCTTGCGACCAATGCATGGttactttgaaaaattgaGCAAGTTTAGTAAACTTGGTAGCTATCGGAGTTTAAGTTCCAATCCACTTAGCTGCTTAGTGTTTCTTGAAAATTCGAAACGAAACTCTCCGCTGCTGTCAATATCGTATACTCAAAACAACGTTGGATACGCAAATAAATTCAGAAGATCGTACAGTCAACAAAACTCCCAATCTGAATCAAAATCAGATAATGGAAGGAAAGGTTCCAGCAAAATAAAGCTGTTAATGATTGGATTTGGTTTTGGAGCTGTTATCGGACTGTCATATTGGTACAACAAAAATGTCAGAAATAAGATGGTTCCTATTGCAAATGTGGATTCTGAAAACAAGCTTTTGTTCTTGGAGCCTCCCCCTGTGGATTTCATTGCAAAAAag GTAGAGGGCAACAAAGATACCAGCAACTTGCAACTGACATTATTTCAATATGAGCC GTGTCCTTTCTGCAAGAAAGTCCGTGCCTATTTGGATTTTGCTGGTCTATCATATGATGTGGTTGAGGTAAACCCAGTTACGAAAAAACAACTGAACTGGTCTGCATACAAAAAAGTTCCAATTGTTGTTGTGAAAGTGGAAGAAGGTTATCAG CAACTCAATGACAGCAGTATGATTATATCATCTTTGGCCTCTCATTTGGTTGACCCTGACCAAGACCTAACCACAGTTGTCAAGTATTATCCTCAAGTTGACTTTCAAGATACTAACGGCAAAAAAGGCTCCGAAATAATGAATCGGTATTTCTTAATGTTTGGTGACAATGAGTCTACTGGACGAAGCAAGGAAAGCATAAT GGAAGAACGCAAGTGGCGTAAATGGAGCGACGACGTTTTGATGCACAC TATTTCACCGAATATCTACCGAACTTGGGAAGAATCATTAGAAGCCTTCAACATGTTTTCCAAG aacGGCGATTGGGAGcgcattttttcttcatggGAGAGACAAATGGTGATTTACGTGGGTGCGGCAGTCATGTATTTGATTGGAAAGCGCTTGAAAAAGCGACACAATATATTAGACGACGCCCGTCAATCTTTGTACAATGAAGTCaactattttttgaaaactgtCGACGAAAAAGGCACGCCCTTTCTTGGGGGCGATGTTCCAAATCTGGCTGATCTAGCTGTCTACGGATGTATTAGCAGTATTGATG GAACGCGAACTTTCGATGAGCTCATGGATCACACAAAACTGTCACCCTG GTATAAGGCAATGTGCCGTGTTATAGACAGCCGTCGAGGGAAAATTTCCTTGTCGTAG